Below is a window of Cryobacterium sp. PAMC25264 DNA.
GTAACTGTCGGGCTTGGGCCAAGTGCTGGGCATCGCAGCACAGCGCGACCCTTCGCGTCGGGCTTCTCCTTCTGGTAAAGCTTGAACGCTGTGCGGCTCTTGATTCGCTCGCGGTAGGTTGCGGTGTCGATGACCTTGCCGAGCAGCTCTTTCGTCGCGTCCTGAAGCGGTTTGGGAGTTGCCGGACAATACGTGCCGCCTTCGATATACAGGGCTCCGTGGTCCCCGCCCTGATGGCCCAGTCGATCAACTCGATAGTCGGTGGAAGGCGTGAAGCCTTCCTTTAGTGCGTCGTCGTGGAGCCGTTCCGGAGTGGAATTGGCCCAGTACTGTTTGTCCGCATCTCCAACCCCTGGTTCCAAGCCAAGCATCTTGGTGGCGCGCATAAGTGAGACTGCCTCTTCAGCGACCAGGACATTGGGCAGACTCATCGTCGCGGCGACAGCAAGCGCAGGGAATCTCCGGGCTCCGGGTGCCTCAGAATCGACCCTCACGGCGATGTTGATTTCCCAGCCCCACTTATAGGTCAAGGAGCCGGCATTCTTGCCTGGCTCCGTGAGGTCGACCTCGCCCCGGCCGGCGTCTGTTCGTGGGCCGGTGGTCACGTGCCAGCCGGCAAATGCATCCACCGGGCCTGGCTTGAGGGTTCGTTTTTCCTCGACCTTTGCTTCTTCGGCGACTCGTTTCGAGAGATTCTTTCTTGAGTATCCCTTCGTGGTGGGTGTTCCGACGTAGGTCTGGTCGAACGATATGTCGACCTTCTTTGACGCTCGACGAACAGCGCGCGACTGTTCGTTGAAAGTCATGACGAGAAAGCGCTGGGTGAACTCATCGAGTCTGGCCTTCCGTTTCTCGGCCAGTTGGGTGTCGTGTGATCGGAGTATTGCTTGGATCTCGGTGTAGGTCTTGGAGTAGCGGCGTTCCTGAGGGAACGGGTCCATCAGGGCGTTCATGCGCTGGAAGGCACGATTTGTGTTGGCATACCAGCGGTTCTTCTCTCCGGTGTGGCCCACGAATGCTATCTGTGATGATTCAAGATCCAGGAGGTCTCGGGAAGTATCGCTGAGGCGAAACATGAAGAGGTCGCGCACATTCGTCAGGAACATCGAGGTGCCTTCCTTGGCGAGCAGAAGCATGCCGGTGAGGATGGCACGCTCCGAGATCAGGGACGGGCGGCCGCCAAGGCTGAAGGCCGCCGCATCTTCCTCGGACCACTCCCGTAGCTTTTCTAGGACGCCGGTCTTGCGGACACGGCCTTCCATCAGCGCTACAGTTTCGTCGTCTATGAGCTGATGGATACGGCCGCGGCCGATGACCTCTGCCTGGGTCATTCCACCGAGGTCGGGGTTATGGCCGGTGAAGCCGTAGTCGATGTCGCCGGCGCTCATCGGGAAATTTCCTCGCCGATGATGAGACCGGTGTAGAGGCCCAGGTCGAGTGGTTGTGCGTGTACGAGGTGCTTGTCGAGGCTTGCCGTTGCGGTGAAACCGGCGATCTTCATGAGAACCGGCAGCGGTAGCCCGTTGTCGATTTGAGTGATTACCCAGGAAGCACGGAGCCTTGAGACGGTAGCTCGAATCCGACTTGGGTGCTCGGTCAGAAAGGTTTGGATGGCCCGCGGTCGATATTCATCGAGGCGCCAGCCCCTGAACACGAACTCGTCGGTTTCGGTGCGCCCATCGAGGCTGCGCAGAAGGGTACGGTTCCACGGTGTCCGGACTGGCACAGTCCGCGCTCGGATGCCGGGAACGTGAACGAAGACTCGTCCCTCGATGATTTCAATGTCGCGGATACGCGTCTCGATGACCTCATCGGAGCGTAGGCCAGCGCCGCCGGCGAGGCCGAGAATTGCCAGTGCATTCTGCCGTTTGAAGTTGGTTGTGAGGCTAGCCGCCCAGCTGTGCAAAGCCGCGACCTCGGCGAGTGTGAAGGGGCGCCGTCGGGGATTGCGCTTCGGCGACGGTAAGCGTTTGATACTTGCGGTGCCGAGTGCATCCGTGATGGCGCCCAGCTGACGAACGACACCCCACCGGTGTATCTCTGAGTGCTTCGCCAGACGCTCCTGCAGAAAGAGATAGACGTTGTTGTGGGTGTAGACGCGCTCGATTGTCAGTTCGGTGCCGGTGGCCGCCCACACCCACACATTGAAGCGGGCCGACATGGTCATGAGGCGCCGGACAGTCTCGAAGGTGCGTGGCTGCATCCGTACAGCGGTAATGATCGTGAACTCGCGCACGGCGTTCCACTGCAGAGTGGAGAGCAATGGTCGATACCTGACGATGACTTCCCAGACGTGATCGGGAAGGCCCGGGTCTAAGACCCGAAGGTGGGCGTACGTCGCGGAGTCGGCGAGGAAAGTGTCGTTGAGTCGGTCTTTTGAGGGCATGGAGAGTACGTGTGCGGCGGAATTGAGAGGCCAGTGGAGAAACTCACCCAGTCTGAACATCTCAGATCACGCACCAATACCAAATCCCTGATCAAAGGAATTTATTTGAATCGATGGGGAAGTTCTTGACCCCCGATCTGGGGGCGAAAGTTCTTAACTTATCTAGCGCCGCCAAGTTCCGGAGCCCGGAGATTCGCAACAATTCCTGGGGTGGTGTGCCACCGACAAGGTGCTCCAGGAGCCAAGTGGCGCGCATCCGGGCGGGTCGAACATCCAGCTCTGTTCGAGCGCGCAACAGGAAATCCGTGACTTGCCCGGATGTGGCGCTGTGACGGCCGGGGCGAAACATCCAGTCATCCCATTGAAGCTCACCGAGGATCCGTCGGAGAGGTCGTTCCCACGCTGGACTAAGCGGAACGACCCGGGACCGTCCCTCCCACACGATCACATGAATTGCTCCAGTGCGGTCTATGTCAGAGACGCGAACGCCGAGGATCTCTCTCGCAGCCAGGCCGGCCCCGAGCCCGAGCGTCAACAATGCAATGGCGTCTCGCCGCCGGTGCTCGGTTCCTTGCGAGGTCGCCCAGCTGTGCAGCGCTGCGACCTCGTGAGCGGAGTACGGTGCTGTCGGTGCTGAACGCGGGATCGGTCGCTGACGGTCGGTAAGGCCGATTGGGTTGAGCACTCCGGTGATAAGCGTGAGGGTCGCCCGGTGAGCGGCCTTGCTGCCTGTGGTGTAGGCCTTCATGCCGAGATTGACGTACTCCTCGATGGTGGTGCGACGGAAGATACGCTCGCGGTCCAAAGGGGTTCCGCGGCTCTGCCAGCACCAGAGCACGAATGCGGCAGTGGCGGGTGAAAGGGATCGGGCGTCGCGGCCAGATCCCGTGGTGGCGTCGGCCACAGCTTCGGTGACGAACGGTCCGATCACGTCCCAGTAAGGAAGGGCATTGATGGGGCGGTAGTCGTACTCCGTCAGGTCAAGGTCGGTCATGGCCGCACCATCACTCGTGGAACGGCATCGATGCGGCTCACCGGTGTCGTCTCGCGAGTTGTGAGCCAGACGCCCGGCACGTTCAGGTTGATCATCAAGACCATGGGCTGACCAACGTGACATCGGACGATCTCCAGGAGGTCGATGTCCGCACCGTCCTGTCGCAGGCGGAGACTTGACTGTGCGACCGAGCTGGTCACGCGGCGAAGCAATCTCCGCTCGAGGTCAATCCAGTACCGAGTCCCGGACACCGTCGTAACGACGTAGCAGCCGGAGGCGTCATCGGCTAACGAATCCATCGTGCACTCCTTTGCGGGTGGTGAGGCCCACGTCACCGGTCAATCGGAAGGCGCTGGGTCGATGCTTTGGATGGTGCTGGAGAGGTGCCAGTAATGTTCGAGGTAATCCACCTCGTCGGGGTCAGGACTCATTAGCCAATACCCGCGAGCACCGACTGTGCAGTGCACGATCTCGAGGAGGGGTCGCGGGCGATCGTTGACGGTTGGGCTGGAGCTTTCACCGGGAATGCGGGTGACAGTCATAGCGTCCAGATCAAACCGGTGTGTTGACCCACGCGTGGCCACATTCCACAGCCCGCCTTCCTGGCCCGTCAGCGTCACTGCCATCAGTTCGATCCTCCCGGGTGGGCACCGCTTGGATGCTGACGACGCGGCTGGAGCGTTGCCAGAAGTGCTCGACGGTCTCAATATCGCTGCCTTCGGGACTGAGGAGCCAATACCCGCGCCGTCCGACCCGGCACTCCACGATCTCCTTGAGTGGGCGGCTGGCACCGTTTCCCAGCGCAAAGTCGGGGGAATCGGGGAACCGAGACCGGTCAACTGTCGAGGCGTCCAAATCGATCCGATATG
It encodes the following:
- a CDS encoding tyrosine-type recombinase/integrase translates to MPSKDRLNDTFLADSATYAHLRVLDPGLPDHVWEVIVRYRPLLSTLQWNAVREFTIITAVRMQPRTFETVRRLMTMSARFNVWVWAATGTELTIERVYTHNNVYLFLQERLAKHSEIHRWGVVRQLGAITDALGTASIKRLPSPKRNPRRRPFTLAEVAALHSWAASLTTNFKRQNALAILGLAGGAGLRSDEVIETRIRDIEIIEGRVFVHVPGIRARTVPVRTPWNRTLLRSLDGRTETDEFVFRGWRLDEYRPRAIQTFLTEHPSRIRATVSRLRASWVITQIDNGLPLPVLMKIAGFTATASLDKHLVHAQPLDLGLYTGLIIGEEISR